In the Labilithrix sp. genome, CCTTGGTCCCGAGCACGCGGGGGAGGGCGGCGCCGACGTCGCCGAGGCCCCCCGTCTTGGCGAAAGGCGCGACCTCGGCAGAAACGAAGAGGACGTTCACGGGGCGCGCACCCTACTACGGCGCGGGATCGAGAGCGCCGTGGAATTTGCAGAGGGAGACTGGTAGGTTGCGTTCCCCACCTAGAGATCGAGGACAGCGTGGACGTCATCTTCGTCGAGCCTTGTTTTCCGGCCAATCAGCGCGAGTTCGTCCGCGCCCTCCACGCCGTCGGCGCCCGCGTCATCGGGATCGGCGAGCGGCCGAAGTCGTCCCTGACCGACGACCTCCGCCGCCAGCTCACCCACTACGAGGAGATCGGCAACGTCACCGACGCCGGCGCGCTCGAGCACGTCGTGCGGAAGCTGCAGGGCCACCCCGGCACGAACGTCCAGCGCCTCGAGGCGGTCGTCGAGGCGCACGTCATGGCGGCGGCGAAGGTCCGCGAGGCCTGCGGGATCCCCGGCATCAGCGTGAAGACCACGTTCCTCTGCCGCGACAAGCCCTCGATGAAGGAGGCGCTCCGCGAGGCGGGCGTCCCCTGCGCGCAGTCGATCGGCAGCTCCGATCCCGCCGAGATCAAGGACTTCGCCCAGCGCGTCGGCTTCCCCCTCATCGTGAAGCCGCGCGACGCCGCCGGCGCCTCCGGCACGTACAAGTGCGAGAACGCGGGCCAGCTCCACGACGCGCTCGTCGCCTGCCACGTCGACAAGGGCCGCTCCGTCGCGATCGAGGAGTTCATCGAGGGGCACGAGGGCTTCTACGACACGATCACGATCAACGGCGAGGTCGCCCACGACTTCGTCTCCCACTACTACCCGAACGTCCTCGAGGCGATGCGCACGCGCTGGATCTCGCCCCAGTTCGTGGC is a window encoding:
- a CDS encoding ATP-grasp domain-containing protein; amino-acid sequence: MDVIFVEPCFPANQREFVRALHAVGARVIGIGERPKSSLTDDLRRQLTHYEEIGNVTDAGALEHVVRKLQGHPGTNVQRLEAVVEAHVMAAAKVREACGIPGISVKTTFLCRDKPSMKEALREAGVPCAQSIGSSDPAEIKDFAQRVGFPLIVKPRDAAGASGTYKCENAGQLHDALVACHVDKGRSVAIEEFIEGHEGFYDTITINGEVAHDFVSHYYPNVLEAMRTRWISPQFVATNRVDLSSYKELREMGQRVIKALEITTSATHMEWFFGPKGLKFSEIGCRPPGVRAWDLYAAANEFDIYREWAMAIVHGRTSQRLSRRFAAGIIALRPDRDGRISHYDGKDAIEHKFGGMIIDGHFPPPGTPTQGVDAGYMANAWLRMKHPDYDTLRSMLDIVGQTLKVRATA